The Garra rufa chromosome 8, GarRuf1.0, whole genome shotgun sequence genome has a segment encoding these proteins:
- the zp2l1 gene encoding zona pellucida glycoprotein 2, like 1, producing MVAHWSFLGVVVLCITSRLCAAYSLAQSQQDFQWPGQQSSLSFDPKQPVPQADSFQKCNVEEHEKVQCGEPGISPENCGVINCCFDGQQCYYGKAVTVQCTRDGQIVVVAMRDATLPRLSLESISLLGGSDPPCGPVGTTVAFAIYQFPVTACGTSMMMDGDFLVYENKMTSTYEVGVGPLGSITRDSHYELLFQCRYSGTSVEALVVDVNTVPPPPPVAVPGLLRVELRLANGQCFAKGCVEEDQAYSSYYGEAQYPVTKVLREPVYVEVRVLERTDPNIVLNLGHCWATSNPDPESQPQWDLLVNGCPYQDDHYLTTLVPVDESSGLQFPTHYKRFIFKMFTFVEPTTLAPLMETVFIHCGTSVCTPNAVDSCVQSCNRKRRYAGTQADGSRTVISSGEIILHFL from the exons ATGGTAGCACATTGGAGTTTCTTGGGAGTTGTGGTACTTTGTATCACTAGTCGCTTGTGTGCTGCATATTCACTGGCACAGAGTCAACAAGATTTCCAGTGGCCTGGGCAACAATCTTCTTTGAGTTTTGATCCCAAACAGCCAGTACCTCAGGCAGATTCTTTTCAGAAGTGTAATGTGGAAGAACATGAGAAGGTGCAGTGTGGCGAGCCTGGCATTTCTCCTGAAAACTGTGGTGTTATAAACTGCTGTTTTGATGGACAGCAGTGCTACTATGGCAAAGCGG TGACTGTCCAGTGTACAAGAGATGGGCAAATTGTAGTTGTGGCAATGAGAGATGCAACTCTTCCACGGCTGAGCTTGGAGTCCATCAGCCTTTTGGGAGGAAGTGATCCTCCTTGTGGTCCTGTTGGCACCACCGTAGCTTTTGCTATCTACCAGTTCCCTGTCACTGCCTGTGGCACCTCAATGATG ATGGATGGTGACTTTCTAGTCTATGAGAACAAAATGACTTCGACCTATGAAGTAGGTGTTGGACCTCTAGGCTCCATCACAAGGGACAGCCATTATGA GCTCCTCTTCCAGTGTAGATATTCTGGCACCAGTGTTGAGGCACTGGTTGTTGACGTCAACACTGTTCCTCCTCCACCTCCTGTGGCTGTTCCTGGACTTCTGAGAGTGGAGCTTAGACTGGCTAATGGGCAGTGCTTTGCTAAGGGATGTGTGGAAG AAGATCAAGCGTACTCATCATACTATGGTGAAGCTCAGTATCCTGTGACCAAAGTCCTGCGGGAGCCAGTCTACGTTGAAGTGCGTGTTCTAGAGAGGACTGACCCCAACATTGTTCTGAATCTGGGTCACTGCTGGGCAACCTCAAACCCTGACCCTGAGAGCCAGCCCCAGTGGGATCTTCTTGTGAATGG TTGTCCTTACCAGGATGACCATTACCTGACCACTCTGGTCCCTGTGGATGAGTCTTCAGGCCTGCAGTTTCCAACCCactacaaaagatttatattcaaAATGTTCACGTTTGTGGAACCCACAACTTTGGCTCCCTTGATGGAGACG GTTTTTATTCACTGCGGTACATCAGTTTGTACCCCAAATGCAGTGGACTCCTGTGTTCAGAGTTGCAACAGGAAAA GGAGATATGCTGGGACACAAGCAGATGGTAGCCGTACAGTTATCTCCAGTGGAGAAATTATCCTTCATTTTCTCTGA